From Hydra vulgaris chromosome 15, alternate assembly HydraT2T_AEP, one genomic window encodes:
- the LOC136092198 gene encoding tubulin beta chain-like isoform X1 — protein sequence MREIVHVQTGQCGNQIGAKFWEVISGEHGIDSTGSYKGEFDLQCQRVNVYYAESIGGKYVPRAVLVDLEPGTMDSIKSGPFGAIFRPDNFVFAQSGAGNNWAKGHYTEGAELVDSVLDVVRKEAEGCDCLQGFQLTHSLGGGTGSGMGTLLISKIREEYSDRITSTFSVFPSPKVSDTVVEPYNTILSIHQLVENTDETFCIDNEALYNICFQTLKLTTPTYGDLNHLVSATMSGVTTCLRFPGQLNSDLRKLAVNMVPFPRLHFFMSGFAPLTSRSCQYYRVLTVPELTQQMFDSKNMMAACDPRNGRYLTVAAIFRGRMSMKEIDEQMLNVQNRKSTYFVDWIPNNVKTAVCDIAPRGLEMSATFIGNSTAIQELFKRISEQFTSMLRRRAFIHWYTGEGMDEMEFFEAESNMNDLLCEYQQCQDTTANEEGQTDDDEEQQENEK from the exons ATGCGTGAAATCGTTCACGTTCAAACGGGACAGTGTGGAAACCAAATTGGTGCTAAG TTTTGGGAAGTAATATCTGGTGAGCATGGTATTGATTCCACTGGTAGTTACAAGGGTGAATTTGATTTGCAATGTCAAAGAGTTAACGTATACTACGCAGAATCAatag gTGGTAAATATGTTCCGAGAGCTGTTCTCGTTGATTTGGAACCTGGAACAATGGATTCAATTAAGTCTGGACCGTTTGGAGCAATTTTTAGACCCGATAATTTTGTATTTGCACAGAGTGGTGCTGGTAATAACTGGGCTAAAGGACATTATACTGAAGGCGCAGAACTTGTAGATTCCGTTTTAGACGTTGTTAGAAAAGAAGCTGAAGGTTGTGACTGTTTGCAAGGATTTCAACTTACACACTCCCTTGGAGGTGGTACAGGATCTGGTATGGGGACACTTCTTATTTCTAAAATTCGTGAGGAATATTCTGATCGAATAACGAGCACGTTTAGTGTTTTTCCTTCACCCAAAGTATCAGACACAGTTGTTGAACCATATAACACAATTTTATCAATTCACCAGTTGGTTGAAAATACAGACGAAACTTTTTGCATTGATAATGAAGCTCTTTATAATATATGCTTTCAAACACTTAAGTTGACCACGCCTACATATGGCGACTTGAATCATCTTGTATCAGCAACAATGAGTGGTGTAACTACATGTCTAAGATTCCCTGGTCag ttaaattcTGATCTTCGAAAACTTGCAGTAAACATGGTGCCATTTCCACgtcttcatttttttatgtctggTTTTGCACCACTCACGAGCCGTAGCTGCCAATATTATCGTGTTTTAACTGTTCCCGAGCTTACACAACAAATGTTTGATTCTAAGAATATGATGGCTGCATGCGATCCACGTAATGGCCGATATTTAACAGTAGCAGCAATATTTCGTGGCCGTATGTCCATGAAAGAAATAGACGAGCAAATGCTTAATGTTCAAAACAGAAAGAGTACGTACTTTGTTGATTGGATTCCAAATAACGTTAAAACAGCAGTTTGTGATATTGCCCCACGTGGTTTAGAAATGTCTGCAACATTCATAGGAAATAGTACTGCTATTCAAGAACTTTTTAAACGTATAAGTGAGCAGTTCACATCTATGTTACGACGAAGAGCTTTTATTCATTGGTACACTGGTGAAGGTATGGATGAAATGGAGTTTTTTGAAGCTGAATCAAACATGAATGATTTGCTTTGTGAATATCAACAGTGTCAGGACACTACTGCTAATGAAGAAGGACAAACAGATGATGATGAAGAGCAgcaagaaaatgaaaaatga
- the LOC136092198 gene encoding tubulin beta chain-like isoform X2, protein MDSIKSGPFGAIFRPDNFVFAQSGAGNNWAKGHYTEGAELVDSVLDVVRKEAEGCDCLQGFQLTHSLGGGTGSGMGTLLISKIREEYSDRITSTFSVFPSPKVSDTVVEPYNTILSIHQLVENTDETFCIDNEALYNICFQTLKLTTPTYGDLNHLVSATMSGVTTCLRFPGQLNSDLRKLAVNMVPFPRLHFFMSGFAPLTSRSCQYYRVLTVPELTQQMFDSKNMMAACDPRNGRYLTVAAIFRGRMSMKEIDEQMLNVQNRKSTYFVDWIPNNVKTAVCDIAPRGLEMSATFIGNSTAIQELFKRISEQFTSMLRRRAFIHWYTGEGMDEMEFFEAESNMNDLLCEYQQCQDTTANEEGQTDDDEEQQENEK, encoded by the exons ATGGATTCAATTAAGTCTGGACCGTTTGGAGCAATTTTTAGACCCGATAATTTTGTATTTGCACAGAGTGGTGCTGGTAATAACTGGGCTAAAGGACATTATACTGAAGGCGCAGAACTTGTAGATTCCGTTTTAGACGTTGTTAGAAAAGAAGCTGAAGGTTGTGACTGTTTGCAAGGATTTCAACTTACACACTCCCTTGGAGGTGGTACAGGATCTGGTATGGGGACACTTCTTATTTCTAAAATTCGTGAGGAATATTCTGATCGAATAACGAGCACGTTTAGTGTTTTTCCTTCACCCAAAGTATCAGACACAGTTGTTGAACCATATAACACAATTTTATCAATTCACCAGTTGGTTGAAAATACAGACGAAACTTTTTGCATTGATAATGAAGCTCTTTATAATATATGCTTTCAAACACTTAAGTTGACCACGCCTACATATGGCGACTTGAATCATCTTGTATCAGCAACAATGAGTGGTGTAACTACATGTCTAAGATTCCCTGGTCag ttaaattcTGATCTTCGAAAACTTGCAGTAAACATGGTGCCATTTCCACgtcttcatttttttatgtctggTTTTGCACCACTCACGAGCCGTAGCTGCCAATATTATCGTGTTTTAACTGTTCCCGAGCTTACACAACAAATGTTTGATTCTAAGAATATGATGGCTGCATGCGATCCACGTAATGGCCGATATTTAACAGTAGCAGCAATATTTCGTGGCCGTATGTCCATGAAAGAAATAGACGAGCAAATGCTTAATGTTCAAAACAGAAAGAGTACGTACTTTGTTGATTGGATTCCAAATAACGTTAAAACAGCAGTTTGTGATATTGCCCCACGTGGTTTAGAAATGTCTGCAACATTCATAGGAAATAGTACTGCTATTCAAGAACTTTTTAAACGTATAAGTGAGCAGTTCACATCTATGTTACGACGAAGAGCTTTTATTCATTGGTACACTGGTGAAGGTATGGATGAAATGGAGTTTTTTGAAGCTGAATCAAACATGAATGATTTGCTTTGTGAATATCAACAGTGTCAGGACACTACTGCTAATGAAGAAGGACAAACAGATGATGATGAAGAGCAgcaagaaaatgaaaaatga